A genomic segment from Leptolyngbya boryana PCC 6306 encodes:
- the trmFO gene encoding FADH(2)-oxidizing methylenetetrahydrofolate--tRNA-(uracil(54)-C(5))-methyltransferase TrmFO encodes MTEHSPIHVIGGGLAGTEAAWQIAQAGVPVVLHEMRPMRQSPAHHSEHLAELVCSNSFGAQATDRASGLLHEELRRLGSIVIQKADAHQVPAGGALAVDRGIFSQDLTETLSAHPLIELRREEITEIPKNGIVVLTTGPLTTDALAEDLRQFTGMAYMSFFDAASPIVVGESIDFERAFLASRYDRGEAAYLNCPMSKEQYLHFWQELCQAEQAELKDFERETAKFFEACLPIEEMARRGEDTMRYGPLKPVGLFDARLGDFRDPENREKRPYAVVQLRQEDKAGQLWNMVGFQTNLKWGEQKRVFKLIPGLENAEFVRMGVMHRNTFINSPELLLPTLQFKSRSTLLAAGQISGTEGYTAACAGGWLAGTNAARIALGLSPLALPVTTMMGALFDFISSASPKHFQPMPPNFGILPELPKKIRNKQERYGQYRDRAFADLDQWSGVVNNVSAIAS; translated from the coding sequence ATGACTGAACACTCTCCAATTCACGTTATCGGCGGTGGCTTAGCAGGCACAGAAGCTGCATGGCAAATTGCTCAAGCAGGCGTTCCGGTTGTGCTGCACGAAATGCGCCCGATGCGCCAAAGTCCGGCTCATCATTCTGAGCATTTGGCAGAATTGGTGTGCAGCAATTCGTTTGGAGCGCAGGCAACCGATCGCGCTTCGGGACTCTTACACGAAGAATTACGGAGATTGGGGTCGATCGTCATTCAGAAAGCCGATGCTCATCAAGTTCCGGCAGGTGGAGCGTTAGCGGTCGATCGCGGAATTTTTAGCCAAGATCTGACTGAAACACTCTCGGCTCATCCGCTGATCGAATTGCGGCGTGAGGAAATTACGGAGATTCCCAAAAACGGAATCGTGGTGCTGACGACTGGACCTTTAACAACCGATGCACTGGCTGAAGATTTGCGCCAATTTACAGGCATGGCGTACATGAGTTTCTTCGATGCCGCCAGTCCGATTGTGGTTGGCGAATCGATCGATTTTGAAAGGGCATTTTTGGCATCGCGCTACGATCGCGGCGAAGCTGCTTATCTAAACTGTCCGATGAGTAAAGAGCAATATCTGCACTTTTGGCAGGAGCTTTGTCAGGCAGAACAGGCAGAATTGAAAGATTTTGAGCGCGAAACGGCGAAGTTTTTTGAGGCATGTTTACCGATCGAGGAAATGGCGCGTCGAGGTGAAGATACGATGCGCTACGGCCCATTGAAACCTGTGGGATTGTTCGATGCGCGATTAGGTGACTTTCGAGATCCCGAAAATCGAGAAAAACGCCCGTATGCAGTGGTGCAACTGCGACAAGAAGATAAAGCGGGGCAACTCTGGAACATGGTCGGGTTTCAGACCAATCTGAAATGGGGCGAACAAAAGCGAGTATTTAAACTAATTCCTGGCTTAGAGAATGCAGAATTCGTTCGCATGGGTGTGATGCACCGCAATACGTTTATCAATTCGCCAGAATTGTTGTTGCCAACGTTGCAGTTTAAATCGCGATCGACGTTACTAGCAGCCGGACAAATCAGTGGAACCGAAGGCTATACTGCCGCTTGTGCAGGCGGTTGGCTCGCTGGAACCAATGCTGCTCGAATTGCGTTAGGGCTTTCTCCTCTAGCCTTGCCCGTGACAACCATGATGGGAGCGTTGTTTGATTTTATTAGTTCTGCTTCTCCCAAGCATTTCCAACCGATGCCGCCCAATTTTGGCATCTTACCGGAGCTTCCCAAGAAGATTCGCAACAAGCAAGAGCGATACGGGCAATATCGCGATCGCGCTTTTGCTGATCTCGATCAGTGGAGCGGAGTTGTGAACAACGTCAGTGCGATCGCAAGCTGA
- the secA gene encoding preprotein translocase subunit SecA, with protein sequence MFKSILGDPNARKLKKYKPLVNDIKLLEEEIEPLSDEELRGKTAEFRARLAKARNLDEEKQILDDILPEAFAVVREAGKRVLGMRHFDVQLIGGMVLHDGQIAEMKTGEGKTLVSTLPAYLNALSGKGVHVVTVNDYLAKRDAEWMGQVHRFLGLSVGLIQQNMAPAERQKNYACDVTYATNSELGFDYLRDNMATSMEEVVQRPFNFCVIDEVDSVLIDEARTPLIISGQVERPTEKYLQAADVARSLKRDDHYEVDEKQRNILLTDEGFIEAEKLLGVSDLFDPNDPWAHYVFNAIKAKELFINDVNYIVRSGEIVIVDEFTGRVMPGRRWSDGLHQAIEAKEGVDIQNETQTLATITYQNFFLLYPKLAGMTGTAKTEEAELEKIYKLEVTQIPTNRERRRVDLSDVVYKTEAGDLTVFTREAAEKSEQGRPVLIWVMNLEALSNLSQLLDKQGLAHNLCPGLPQSQEQAKEILRQAKHPGMITVTNSYEVYRMIRQGVPEGENGLFVLGITGKWSAIALECDEMHRTGRPVLVGTTSVEKSELLSQLLQELNVPHNLLNAKPENVERESEIIAQAGRKGKVTIATNMAGRGTDIILGGNSDYMARLKIREYFMPRIVEPEDDEDFSGMGFAQDQRGGGQGFGLATKIKTWKAKSDIYPVELSAETEQALKDAVHVAVQQYGERSLPELEAEDKIATAAEKAPTTDLVIQKLREVYKLIRSEYDAFTDREHEEVVQLGGLHVIGTERHESRRIDNQLRGRAGRQGDPGSTKFFLSLQDNLLRIFGGDRVAGMMNAFRVEEDMPIESKMLTRSLEGAQKKVETYYYDIRKQVFEYDEVMNNQRRAIYAERRRVLEGQDLKEKVIEYAERTMDDIVEAYINPELPPEEWELDKLVSKVQEFVYLLQDMQPEDLADMTLSEMKAFLHEQARIAYDLKEAEVDSVQPGLMRQAERFFILNRIDTLWREHLQAMDGLRESVGLRGYGQKDPLIEYKSEGYELFLEMMINIRRDVVYSLFQFQPQQPQPQVEVEVV encoded by the coding sequence ATGTTTAAATCTATCCTGGGCGATCCCAATGCGCGTAAGCTCAAAAAATATAAGCCACTCGTTAATGACATCAAGCTTTTGGAAGAGGAGATTGAGCCACTTTCAGATGAAGAACTGAGAGGCAAGACTGCTGAATTTAGAGCGCGACTCGCCAAGGCAAGAAATCTCGACGAGGAGAAGCAGATTCTCGACGATATTCTGCCAGAAGCCTTTGCAGTCGTGCGGGAAGCTGGAAAGCGCGTTTTGGGGATGCGGCACTTCGATGTGCAGTTAATCGGCGGCATGGTGCTGCATGATGGACAAATCGCAGAAATGAAAACGGGTGAAGGAAAAACTCTAGTTTCGACGCTGCCAGCTTACCTGAATGCACTCTCTGGTAAAGGCGTTCATGTCGTCACGGTGAACGATTACCTGGCAAAACGAGACGCGGAATGGATGGGGCAGGTGCACCGGTTTTTGGGCTTGAGCGTGGGTCTGATTCAGCAAAACATGGCTCCGGCGGAACGTCAGAAAAACTACGCCTGCGATGTCACCTACGCCACCAACAGCGAATTGGGCTTCGATTACTTGCGCGATAACATGGCAACTTCGATGGAAGAAGTTGTACAGCGCCCCTTTAACTTCTGCGTGATTGACGAAGTGGACTCGGTGCTGATCGATGAAGCTCGGACTCCGCTGATCATCTCTGGTCAGGTTGAACGTCCGACTGAGAAATATTTGCAGGCGGCAGATGTCGCGCGATCGCTCAAACGCGATGATCATTACGAAGTTGATGAGAAACAGCGCAACATTCTTCTCACCGATGAAGGCTTTATCGAAGCAGAAAAACTGCTCGGTGTATCGGATCTCTTTGATCCGAATGATCCTTGGGCGCACTACGTTTTTAATGCGATTAAAGCAAAAGAACTGTTTATCAATGATGTGAACTACATCGTCCGTAGCGGCGAGATCGTGATCGTCGATGAATTCACAGGTCGCGTCATGCCGGGTCGGCGCTGGAGTGATGGCTTGCACCAAGCGATCGAAGCAAAAGAAGGCGTGGACATCCAAAACGAAACGCAAACACTCGCGACGATTACCTATCAAAACTTCTTCCTGCTGTATCCGAAACTCGCAGGCATGACCGGAACGGCGAAGACCGAAGAAGCTGAACTTGAGAAGATTTACAAGCTAGAAGTCACCCAAATTCCAACCAACCGGGAACGCCGTCGGGTGGATTTATCAGATGTGGTGTACAAAACCGAAGCCGGGGATTTAACCGTCTTTACGCGCGAAGCCGCAGAGAAATCTGAGCAAGGTCGCCCCGTCTTGATTTGGGTGATGAACTTGGAAGCGTTGAGTAATTTGTCTCAACTGCTCGATAAACAGGGTCTTGCCCATAATCTTTGCCCAGGATTACCCCAAAGCCAAGAGCAAGCCAAAGAAATTCTGCGGCAGGCAAAACATCCCGGCATGATCACCGTGACGAATAGCTACGAAGTTTACCGGATGATTCGCCAAGGGGTGCCAGAAGGTGAAAACGGGCTGTTTGTTTTGGGCATTACCGGAAAGTGGAGCGCGATCGCACTCGAATGTGATGAGATGCACCGCACAGGTCGTCCGGTTCTGGTCGGAACGACCAGCGTTGAGAAATCTGAATTGCTCTCTCAACTGCTGCAAGAGTTGAATGTGCCCCATAACTTGCTGAACGCGAAACCTGAGAACGTCGAGCGAGAATCAGAAATCATTGCTCAAGCAGGTCGCAAGGGCAAAGTGACGATCGCGACCAACATGGCAGGACGTGGAACTGACATCATTCTGGGTGGAAACTCAGACTATATGGCACGTCTGAAGATTCGTGAGTACTTCATGCCGCGCATTGTTGAGCCTGAAGATGACGAAGATTTTTCGGGCATGGGTTTTGCTCAAGATCAGCGCGGTGGCGGTCAAGGATTTGGGCTGGCAACCAAGATCAAAACTTGGAAAGCCAAATCGGATATCTATCCGGTCGAACTTTCGGCAGAGACCGAGCAAGCTCTGAAAGATGCAGTGCATGTTGCAGTTCAGCAATATGGTGAGCGTAGTTTGCCGGAACTCGAAGCAGAAGACAAGATCGCAACGGCGGCGGAAAAAGCTCCGACGACTGATCTAGTGATTCAAAAGCTGCGAGAAGTCTACAAGCTGATTCGCTCCGAGTACGATGCCTTTACCGATCGCGAACACGAAGAAGTGGTTCAACTCGGAGGATTGCACGTCATTGGGACAGAACGTCATGAATCGCGCCGGATTGACAACCAGTTGCGAGGACGGGCAGGACGGCAAGGTGACCCGGGTTCGACCAAGTTCTTCCTAAGTTTGCAAGATAACTTGCTGCGGATTTTTGGCGGCGATCGCGTTGCAGGCATGATGAATGCTTTCCGCGTGGAAGAAGATATGCCGATCGAGTCGAAGATGCTTACGCGATCGCTTGAAGGCGCGCAGAAGAAAGTCGAGACTTACTACTACGACATTCGGAAGCAAGTCTTTGAGTATGACGAAGTGATGAACAATCAGCGTCGTGCTATCTACGCTGAACGCCGTCGGGTTCTTGAAGGGCAAGACCTGAAAGAGAAAGTGATTGAATATGCTGAACGTACAATGGATGACATTGTGGAAGCCTATATCAATCCAGAGCTACCGCCGGAAGAATGGGAGCTAGACAAGCTTGTCAGCAAGGTGCAAGAGTTTGTTTACTTGCTTCAGGACATGCAGCCAGAAGATTTGGCAGACATGACCTTGAGCGAAATGAAGGCATTCTTACATGAGCAGGCACGAATTGCTTATGACTTGAAAGAGGCAGAAGTAGATTCGGTGCAGCCTGGATTGATGCGTCAGGCAGAGCGGTTCTTTATTCTGAATCGAATTGATACCCTCTGGCGTGAACACCTCCAAGCAATGGATGGCTTGCGTGAGTCGGTCGGATTGCGAGGATACGGTCAGAAAGACCCGTTGATCGAGTACAAGAGCGAAGGATATGAGCTGTTCCTGGAAATGATGATCAACATCCGTCGAGATGTGGTTTACTCGTTGTTCCAATTCCAGCCTCAGCAACCTCAGCCTCAAGTCGAAGTTGAAGTTGTCTAG
- a CDS encoding GNAT family N-acetyltransferase produces MDCSQVQFCDRKTQIDLQQLQELFQLSAFWARDRKVEDLAIAIKHSDPVISAWDGDRLIGFARATSDGIYRATIWDVVVHPDYQGAGLGRKLVQTVLSHPQVSNVERLYLMTTNQQEFYKRIGFEVNQTTTMVYFNQPLSLPSSAISVEVECDIG; encoded by the coding sequence ATGGATTGCAGTCAGGTTCAGTTTTGCGATCGCAAAACTCAGATCGATCTCCAACAACTTCAAGAATTATTTCAACTTAGTGCGTTTTGGGCACGCGATCGCAAAGTCGAAGATTTAGCGATCGCCATTAAGCATAGCGACCCGGTGATTTCGGCTTGGGATGGCGATCGGTTGATTGGATTTGCCAGGGCGACTTCGGACGGAATTTATCGCGCTACGATTTGGGATGTGGTCGTACATCCGGACTATCAAGGCGCAGGATTGGGACGAAAATTAGTCCAGACGGTGCTAAGCCATCCGCAGGTGTCGAACGTAGAACGGCTTTATCTGATGACGACGAATCAGCAGGAATTTTATAAGCGCATCGGATTTGAGGTGAATCAGACAACAACAATGGTGTATTTCAATCAGCCCTTGTCGTTACCAAGTTCTGCCATTTCGGTTGAGGTCGAATGCGATATTGGGTGA
- a CDS encoding ChaB family protein, producing MPTGSERTQANPQIDAEDKQLEQVNTVSSGEDQASLAEPKSTADKMAAGRDDVDEQNESLPSEVTDKLLDGADQVFMAAFKNSQSDGLSREAAMQVAWNSVKQGFEKGEDGSWHRKGHPDDNVYSAGVEGSAS from the coding sequence ATGCCAACAGGAAGCGAACGGACTCAAGCCAATCCGCAAATCGATGCAGAAGATAAACAGCTTGAGCAGGTGAATACGGTCAGTAGCGGTGAAGATCAAGCCTCACTTGCTGAACCGAAATCAACTGCGGATAAGATGGCAGCAGGGCGAGATGATGTTGATGAGCAAAACGAAAGCTTGCCCTCTGAAGTAACCGATAAGTTACTGGACGGTGCTGATCAAGTCTTTATGGCAGCGTTCAAGAACTCTCAAAGTGATGGTTTGAGCCGTGAGGCTGCGATGCAGGTAGCTTGGAACAGTGTCAAGCAAGGTTTTGAGAAAGGTGAAGATGGAAGCTGGCATCGCAAAGGTCATCCCGATGACAATGTTTACAGCGCAGGTGTTGAAGGTAGCGCAAGCTAG
- a CDS encoding glycoside hydrolase family 13 protein, translating to MQIQTPDWVKHAIFYQIFPDRFSRATQPYKKLLKQMPWEDWDATPTLQGYKGGDLWGVMERLDYIQDLGVNAIYFTPIFQSASNHRYHTHDYYRVDPMLGGNEAFRDLLDAAHERDIKVVLDGVFNHSSRGFFFFHDVLENGSNSPWLDWFKIHEFPLHPYTGEFPANYEGWAGNRALPVFNHDNPAVREYIMEIAEYWIEFGIDGWRLDVPFEVKAPGFWQEFRDRVKAINPEAYIVGEVWGDSREWLDGTQFDGVMNYLFAGPTIAFAAGDRVVLEQVQDRDYHPYPPLFAGEYAQKMQSLLELYPWEIQLTQLNLLASHDTARLLTIAGGDHASVELCTLLLMTFPGAPSIYYGDEVGLPGGIDPDSRRGFPTEENWNLDIDKVHRQLIAIRHAYPALRTGTYQVLHAEGTAYVFERSLEDQTVIIAVNVGTVPVKVALPKIEKVLYGELTLGEQVELRDRAGYILLASSSR from the coding sequence ATGCAGATTCAAACGCCGGATTGGGTGAAGCACGCAATTTTTTATCAAATTTTTCCCGATCGCTTTTCCCGGGCGACTCAGCCGTATAAGAAACTCCTCAAGCAGATGCCCTGGGAAGACTGGGATGCGACCCCAACACTGCAAGGTTACAAAGGGGGAGACTTATGGGGCGTAATGGAACGGTTGGATTACATTCAAGACTTGGGCGTGAATGCGATTTACTTCACGCCGATCTTTCAGTCTGCTAGTAATCATCGCTATCATACGCACGATTACTATCGGGTTGATCCGATGCTCGGTGGCAATGAGGCGTTTCGCGATTTACTAGATGCAGCGCACGAGCGCGATATTAAAGTCGTGCTAGATGGTGTGTTTAATCACTCCAGTCGCGGCTTCTTCTTTTTTCATGACGTTCTAGAAAATGGGAGCAATTCTCCCTGGCTCGATTGGTTCAAGATTCACGAATTTCCGCTGCATCCTTACACGGGCGAGTTTCCGGCAAACTATGAAGGATGGGCAGGAAATCGGGCGCTGCCTGTGTTTAATCATGACAATCCAGCCGTGCGCGAATACATCATGGAGATTGCTGAATATTGGATCGAATTCGGGATTGATGGTTGGCGTTTAGATGTCCCCTTCGAGGTTAAGGCTCCCGGATTTTGGCAGGAGTTTCGCGATCGCGTCAAAGCGATTAATCCAGAAGCTTACATTGTTGGTGAAGTGTGGGGTGATTCGCGCGAATGGCTCGATGGAACTCAGTTTGATGGCGTGATGAATTACTTGTTTGCAGGTCCAACGATCGCATTCGCGGCGGGTGATCGCGTTGTTTTAGAGCAAGTTCAAGATCGCGATTATCACCCGTATCCGCCTCTATTCGCAGGTGAGTACGCTCAGAAAATGCAGAGCTTACTCGAACTTTATCCCTGGGAAATTCAGCTTACACAACTCAATCTACTCGCGAGCCATGACACTGCACGATTACTCACGATTGCAGGAGGTGATCATGCAAGTGTTGAACTTTGTACACTCTTACTGATGACCTTTCCGGGCGCACCTAGTATTTACTATGGGGATGAAGTTGGCTTACCGGGTGGCATTGATCCAGATTCCCGTCGGGGGTTTCCAACTGAGGAAAATTGGAACTTAGATATTGATAAAGTCCATCGTCAATTGATTGCAATTCGTCATGCCTATCCAGCCTTGAGAACCGGAACTTATCAAGTGCTTCATGCCGAGGGAACGGCTTATGTGTTTGAGCGATCGCTGGAGGATCAAACCGTGATCATTGCAGTGAATGTTGGCACAGTTCCCGTGAAAGTTGCGCTCCCTAAAATTGAGAAAGTTCTATATGGAGAACTCACCCTTGGGGAACAGGTAGAATTGCGCGATCGCGCAGGCTACATTCTGCTAGCATCCTCATCCCGATAG
- the pirA gene encoding arginine synthesis PII-interacting regulator PirA: MRLIYRGVEYEYDPTQPRTNPVDRVFSSREPITLTYRGNRYQMDPTQPAQPAEARRPHELIYRGVRYWVGASGDRPVTSRLNTIANLAATHHANLQRNLQHRIEVARQNGDYNLLSLLEAERNQLV; encoded by the coding sequence ATGAGACTGATTTACCGTGGTGTTGAATACGAATACGACCCAACCCAACCGCGAACCAATCCGGTCGATCGCGTTTTTAGTTCTCGCGAGCCGATCACATTGACCTATCGCGGCAATCGCTACCAAATGGATCCGACTCAACCTGCCCAACCTGCCGAAGCGCGCCGTCCGCATGAGTTAATTTATCGCGGCGTGCGATACTGGGTTGGCGCATCGGGGGATCGACCAGTGACCTCTAGGTTGAATACGATCGCCAACTTGGCTGCAACTCACCACGCGAACTTGCAACGCAATTTGCAGCACCGCATCGAAGTTGCACGTCAAAATGGCGATTACAATCTCCTCTCTCTGCTTGAAGCAGAACGCAATCAGCTTGTCTAG
- a CDS encoding 6-pyruvoyl trahydropterin synthase family protein: MPKWTVTTEFTFNAAHWIRDYDGPCGRMHGHTYTVRISAITSQLHASEFCPHPVMVADFRTLKWAKKDVLKGGLDHCVLNEVLPEGYETTAEMIAKYIYDKTKKDLPAEIKLKVAVSETPNSWAEYEDD, encoded by the coding sequence ATGCCGAAATGGACAGTCACTACAGAATTTACGTTCAATGCCGCACATTGGATTCGGGATTATGACGGACCCTGTGGGCGTATGCATGGACATACTTACACGGTGAGAATTAGCGCGATCACATCTCAACTTCATGCCTCTGAATTCTGTCCCCATCCGGTCATGGTGGCTGACTTTAGAACCTTAAAATGGGCGAAAAAAGATGTGCTCAAAGGTGGCTTGGATCATTGTGTATTAAATGAAGTTTTGCCAGAAGGATACGAAACGACGGCTGAAATGATCGCCAAATACATTTACGACAAAACCAAGAAAGACCTTCCGGCTGAAATTAAGCTCAAAGTTGCAGTATCAGAAACCCCAAATTCTTGGGCAGAGTACGAAGATGATTAG
- a CDS encoding 7-carboxy-7-deazaguanine synthase QueE — MIRTEAQTLPIVETFHSVQGEGAWTGTSALFIRLGGCDVGCWFCDTKESWVAKRHPRQSIQELVNLAIEVNSAIVVITGGEPLMHDLTELTKALKDEGLRLHLETSGAHPFSGTFDWVTLSPKQFKPPHESVYAHVDELKVVIAQAADFEWAEQQSQQVSDRAVRYLQPEWSSQESTSLIFEYVKQQPKWRMGLQTHKLLGVN, encoded by the coding sequence ATGATTAGGACAGAAGCACAGACTTTACCGATTGTGGAGACGTTTCACTCTGTCCAAGGAGAGGGCGCTTGGACAGGAACCAGTGCGTTGTTTATTCGATTAGGCGGTTGTGATGTTGGTTGCTGGTTCTGTGACACGAAAGAATCTTGGGTCGCAAAACGACATCCCCGTCAATCCATTCAAGAACTCGTGAACCTGGCGATCGAAGTGAACAGCGCGATCGTCGTGATTACCGGAGGCGAACCTTTAATGCACGACTTAACTGAATTAACCAAAGCATTAAAGGACGAGGGATTAAGGCTCCATCTCGAAACCTCTGGCGCACATCCATTCAGCGGGACGTTTGATTGGGTGACGCTTTCACCGAAGCAATTTAAGCCGCCGCATGAGAGCGTTTATGCTCATGTGGATGAGTTGAAAGTTGTGATTGCTCAGGCAGCAGATTTTGAATGGGCAGAACAGCAGTCTCAGCAAGTCAGCGATCGAGCAGTGCGTTACCTGCAACCCGAATGGAGCAGTCAAGAAAGCACAAGTTTAATTTTTGAATACGTAAAGCAGCAGCCAAAATGGCGAATGGGATTGCAGACTCATAAGTTACTCGGAGTCAATTAG
- the glmS gene encoding glutamine--fructose-6-phosphate transaminase (isomerizing), with protein MCGIVGYIGTQEASGILLEGLRKLEYRGYDSAGIATILEGEIHCVRAKGKLHNLEEKLAGETNPARTGIAHTRWATHGKPEEYNAHPHMDMQQRIAVIQNGIIENYRELREELKARGCEFRSETDTEVVPHLIAEELSKAEKSAEFPLLEAVRSVVNKLQGAFAIAVICADYPDEIIVARQQAPVVLGFGQGEFYCASDTPALIPYTRAVLNLENGELARMTPIGVEIYSFEGQRLKKKPRTLDVNPVMVEKQGFKHYMLKEIYEQPGVVRACLEAYFDTEWSAAKASSPTKIGLSDAVLDDLQQVQIIACGTSWHAGLVGKYLLEQLAGIPTSVHYASEYRYSASPLTKNTLTIGVTQSGETADTLAALAMEQERRSTLSSGFEARLLGITNRPESSLGHLVPNIIETHAGIEIGVAATKTFVAQVMAFYSLAIDLTYRRQARSSEALEQLLDGLRQLPAQIELILESQERYIEELAHDFAETQDFIFLGRGINFPIALEGALKLKEISYIHAEGYPAGEMKHGPIALLDAKVPVVTIAMPGTVFEKVLSNAQEARARDARLIGVTPMDEQEAADTFDTLIPVPHVDEILSPILTVIPLQLLAYHIAARRGLDVDQPRNLAKSVTVE; from the coding sequence ATGTGCGGAATTGTCGGCTACATCGGGACACAAGAAGCCAGTGGAATTCTGCTGGAAGGGCTTCGCAAATTAGAATATCGCGGCTACGATTCTGCCGGAATCGCAACGATTTTGGAAGGCGAAATTCACTGTGTACGGGCAAAAGGGAAACTGCACAATCTTGAAGAAAAATTAGCAGGCGAAACCAATCCCGCTCGTACCGGAATCGCGCATACCCGCTGGGCAACTCACGGGAAACCCGAAGAATATAACGCCCATCCACACATGGATATGCAACAGCGGATTGCGGTGATTCAAAATGGCATTATCGAAAATTATCGCGAATTGCGCGAAGAACTAAAAGCACGCGGCTGTGAGTTTCGCTCGGAAACAGATACCGAAGTCGTGCCGCACCTCATCGCAGAAGAATTGAGTAAAGCGGAAAAATCTGCCGAATTTCCCTTGCTCGAAGCCGTTCGATCAGTTGTGAATAAGCTGCAAGGAGCCTTTGCGATCGCAGTGATTTGCGCCGATTATCCCGATGAAATTATCGTCGCCCGTCAACAGGCTCCCGTCGTTCTCGGCTTTGGGCAAGGTGAATTCTACTGTGCGTCTGATACGCCTGCATTAATTCCCTACACCCGTGCCGTGTTGAATCTGGAGAACGGGGAATTAGCAAGAATGACACCGATCGGGGTGGAAATTTACAGCTTTGAAGGACAACGCTTGAAGAAGAAACCCCGCACCCTGGATGTCAATCCCGTCATGGTGGAGAAGCAAGGTTTCAAACACTACATGCTGAAAGAAATTTACGAACAGCCTGGAGTGGTTCGAGCCTGTTTAGAGGCTTACTTTGACACAGAATGGAGTGCGGCGAAAGCTTCTTCTCCAACGAAGATTGGACTTTCGGATGCTGTGTTGGATGATTTACAACAAGTTCAGATCATTGCCTGTGGAACCAGTTGGCACGCAGGCTTAGTCGGAAAATACTTGCTCGAACAATTAGCAGGCATTCCCACCTCAGTACACTATGCGTCTGAGTACCGCTATTCGGCATCGCCGTTAACTAAAAATACGTTGACGATCGGGGTGACTCAATCCGGCGAAACGGCTGATACCTTAGCAGCGTTAGCAATGGAACAGGAACGTCGATCGACGTTAAGTTCAGGCTTTGAGGCGAGACTCTTGGGGATTACAAATCGTCCTGAAAGTTCACTGGGTCATCTCGTTCCCAATATCATTGAAACTCATGCAGGGATTGAGATTGGCGTAGCTGCTACAAAGACTTTTGTAGCACAAGTCATGGCATTTTATAGTTTGGCGATCGATCTCACGTACCGCCGCCAAGCAAGATCATCTGAAGCTTTAGAACAGTTGCTTGACGGATTGCGGCAGCTCCCTGCTCAGATTGAATTGATTCTAGAAAGCCAAGAGCGCTATATCGAAGAACTAGCGCATGATTTCGCAGAAACACAGGATTTCATTTTCCTCGGACGAGGCATCAATTTCCCGATCGCGTTAGAAGGGGCGCTGAAATTGAAAGAGATCAGCTACATTCACGCAGAAGGCTATCCAGCGGGTGAGATGAAACATGGACCGATCGCATTATTAGATGCTAAGGTTCCGGTTGTCACGATCGCAATGCCAGGAACTGTGTTTGAGAAAGTGTTGTCGAATGCTCAGGAAGCACGGGCGCGGGATGCTCGCTTGATTGGTGTTACCCCAATGGATGAGCAGGAAGCAGCAGATACATTTGACACACTGATTCCAGTGCCTCATGTCGATGAGATCCTATCGCCGATCTTAACGGTGATTCCGTTGCAGTTATTGGCGTATCACATTGCAGCACGACGCGGTTTAGATGTGGATCAGCCCCGAAATTTAGCGAAAAGTGTCACTGTAGAGTAA